The proteins below are encoded in one region of Peptoniphilus sp. GNH:
- the pflB gene encoding formate C-acetyltransferase — translation MKAYEGFKGNQWKEKIDVRNFIQENYVPYEGDDSFLEGKSKKTEALWAEVEALINKEIKENYRKADTTRFSSIDGYDAGYIDKDNEVIVGLQTDEVLKRIVNPYGGYRMVEQSLEAYGQKMDETLDRTFKEFRKTHNEGVFDAYTEDMRTARTVGLITGLPDAYGRGRIIGDYRRVALYGIDRLIEEKKKDLKAVSIDESNLEATIRLREEISEQIRALKKMKTMAEKYGLDISKPAENAHEAVQHLYMGYLAAVKENNGAAMSFGRNTSFIDIYIKRDMDRGILDELGAQELIDQLVIKLRLVRHLRTPDYDEVFGGDPTWVTESIGGMGLDGRTLVTKTAFRFLHTLINLGSAPEPNMTILWADALPESWKKFCSKISILTDSIQYENDDLMRNMYGDDYAIACCVSAMEVGKEMQFFGARANLAKSLLYSINGGVDEKKKNKDNSPIRVFKDIKRIDSEYLDYEEVVASYKKVLSEVAGLYVNALNVIHFMHDKYAYEAGQMALHDSKVKINLACGVAGLSIAADSLSAIKYAKVKPIRDENGIAVDFETEGDFPKYGNDDDRVDQIAVELLTYFSNELKKHATYKHAKITLSALTITSNVMYGKKTGTTPDGRKAGEPFAPGANPMHGRDENGALASLNSVAKLPYECVCEDGISNTFTIVPDALGKSHEQRVDNLVNIMDGYFGQKAFHLNVNVLQREKLLDAYKNPDKYPNLTIRVSGYAVHFNRLTDEQKREVLQRTFHQMA, via the coding sequence ATGAAAGCATATGAAGGTTTTAAAGGAAACCAATGGAAAGAGAAGATTGATGTAAGAAACTTTATCCAAGAAAACTATGTTCCCTATGAGGGAGATGATTCCTTCTTAGAGGGCAAGTCTAAGAAGACTGAAGCGCTTTGGGCTGAAGTTGAGGCTTTGATTAATAAGGAAATCAAAGAAAATTATAGAAAGGCGGACACTACAAGATTTTCATCTATTGATGGATATGATGCTGGATATATAGATAAGGATAATGAAGTCATCGTAGGTTTGCAAACTGATGAGGTTTTAAAGAGAATTGTAAATCCTTATGGTGGATACAGAATGGTTGAGCAATCTCTTGAGGCTTATGGGCAAAAGATGGATGAAACTCTCGATAGAACCTTCAAGGAATTTAGAAAGACTCACAATGAGGGAGTTTTTGATGCTTATACTGAAGACATGAGAACTGCTAGAACTGTTGGTCTTATCACTGGACTTCCTGATGCTTATGGTAGAGGAAGAATTATAGGCGATTATAGAAGAGTTGCTCTTTATGGAATTGACAGGCTTATAGAAGAAAAGAAGAAGGATTTGAAGGCTGTTTCTATTGATGAGTCCAATCTTGAAGCTACTATAAGACTTAGAGAAGAAATTTCTGAACAAATTAGAGCTTTGAAAAAGATGAAGACCATGGCTGAAAAGTATGGTTTGGATATTTCTAAGCCTGCAGAAAATGCTCATGAGGCTGTTCAACATCTATATATGGGTTATCTAGCTGCTGTCAAGGAAAACAATGGTGCGGCTATGAGTTTTGGAAGGAATACATCTTTTATTGATATCTATATAAAGAGGGATATGGATAGGGGTATTCTGGATGAGCTTGGAGCTCAAGAGCTTATAGATCAACTTGTTATAAAATTAAGACTTGTGCGTCACTTGCGTACTCCTGATTATGATGAGGTGTTTGGAGGAGACCCGACTTGGGTTACCGAGTCAATAGGAGGTATGGGTCTAGATGGTAGGACTCTTGTTACTAAGACTGCTTTTAGATTCTTGCATACTCTTATAAATTTGGGATCGGCACCTGAACCAAATATGACTATACTTTGGGCTGACGCTCTTCCTGAAAGTTGGAAGAAGTTCTGTTCTAAGATTTCAATCTTGACAGACTCCATTCAATATGAAAATGATGATTTGATGAGAAATATGTATGGTGATGATTATGCTATTGCTTGCTGCGTATCTGCTATGGAAGTTGGCAAGGAAATGCAATTTTTCGGAGCTAGAGCAAATCTTGCCAAGTCTTTATTGTACTCAATAAATGGTGGAGTGGATGAAAAGAAGAAAAATAAGGATAACAGTCCTATAAGAGTTTTCAAAGACATAAAGAGGATTGACTCTGAGTATCTTGATTATGAAGAAGTTGTTGCTTCTTACAAGAAGGTTCTATCAGAAGTTGCAGGACTTTATGTAAATGCTCTTAATGTAATCCACTTCATGCATGACAAGTATGCTTATGAGGCTGGACAAATGGCTCTACATGATAGCAAAGTAAAGATCAACTTGGCTTGTGGTGTGGCAGGACTTTCTATCGCCGCAGACTCTCTTTCTGCTATCAAGTATGCCAAAGTAAAGCCGATAAGAGATGAAAATGGAATAGCGGTTGATTTTGAAACCGAAGGAGATTTCCCGAAATATGGAAATGATGATGACAGGGTTGACCAAATTGCAGTAGAACTTTTGACTTACTTCAGCAATGAATTAAAGAAACACGCAACCTATAAGCATGCTAAGATTACCTTGTCTGCTCTTACTATCACATCTAATGTAATGTATGGCAAAAAGACGGGTACAACTCCTGATGGCAGAAAGGCTGGAGAACCTTTTGCGCCTGGTGCCAATCCGATGCATGGAAGGGATGAAAATGGAGCCTTGGCATCTTTGAACTCGGTTGCTAAATTGCCATATGAGTGTGTATGCGAAGATGGTATTTCAAATACCTTTACAATTGTTCCAGATGCTCTAGGAAAGAGTCATGAACAAAGAGTAGATAACCTTGTAAATATCATGGATGGATATTTTGGACAAAAAGCTTTCCACTTGAATGTAAATGTTCTTCAAAGAGAAAAATTATTGGATGCTTATAAAAATCCTGACAAGTATCCGAACCTCACTATAAGAGTTTCGGGCTATGCCGTTCACTTCAACAGACTTACTGATGAACAAAAGAGAGAAGTTCTTCAAAGAACCTTCCACCAAATGGCATAA
- the pflA gene encoding pyruvate formate lyase-activating protein encodes MANLHSIETMGLLDGPGIRTVFFLSGCPLRCLFCHNPDTQNPSCGHPISTEQIVKRAIRMKPYFKNGGGVTLSGGEPMANGKFLLETILALKKEGIHVAVDTSGIGDGRYYEDIVNEADLILLDIKHYDPIKFEEITGAKQDLLLEFITCIKNSDVRVWIRHVMMPGYTDSKEDMQKLVDFVRPIKKNIDKLEILPYHTLGVEKYEELGIDYKLKGMSPMDKKIAKNLENYANSVLNSD; translated from the coding sequence ATGGCAAATTTACATTCTATTGAAACTATGGGTCTTTTGGATGGACCAGGGATAAGAACTGTGTTTTTTCTTTCTGGTTGTCCCTTGAGATGCTTATTTTGTCATAATCCGGATACTCAAAACCCATCTTGTGGTCATCCTATTTCAACAGAGCAGATAGTCAAAAGGGCTATTAGAATGAAACCCTATTTTAAAAATGGTGGCGGGGTTACTCTTTCCGGGGGTGAGCCTATGGCAAATGGGAAGTTTCTTTTGGAAACTATACTTGCCCTTAAAAAGGAGGGCATACATGTGGCTGTTGACACATCTGGTATTGGGGATGGGCGCTATTATGAGGATATTGTAAATGAGGCCGATTTAATACTTTTGGATATAAAGCATTATGACCCAATAAAATTTGAAGAGATAACAGGAGCAAAGCAAGACCTTTTATTGGAGTTTATCACTTGTATAAAAAATTCTGATGTGAGAGTTTGGATTAGGCATGTCATGATGCCTGGCTATACGGATTCGAAAGAGGATATGCAAAAGCTTGTGGATTTTGTAAGACCCATTAAAAAAAATATAGATAAATTGGAGATCCTTCCTTATCATACTTTGGGAGTTGAAAAGTATGAGGAGCTTGGCATAGACTACAAGCTAAAGGGGATGAGTCCCATGGATAAAAAAATAGCGAAAAATCTTGAAAATTATGCAAATTCTGTGCTAAACTCGGATTGA
- a CDS encoding Crp/Fnr family transcriptional regulator, with protein sequence MEDRFSKAPLLEYMTDDELKNLEHQPVIKDFKKGEEVFRPGSEPIYMYVIVSGFMKISMDLSDGREQILYIYGGGDFVGGHNLLTEEKYIYRGTCLKSSRIILIHKDDFNRVLKKNNKVLLKVLDQSFKRIRRSEELIDRLSVINADMKVAKLIIDMIPSYGVKEGKNILIRSNMNREELGSYSGITRETLSRKLSYFEDLGLIRLLSRGEILVLDMKGLGEFTI encoded by the coding sequence ATGGAAGACAGATTTTCAAAAGCACCACTCTTGGAATACATGACAGATGATGAGTTGAAAAATCTAGAACATCAACCCGTCATAAAAGACTTTAAAAAGGGAGAGGAAGTTTTCAGACCGGGCAGTGAACCGATTTATATGTATGTCATTGTTTCGGGGTTTATGAAAATTTCCATGGATCTCTCTGATGGCAGGGAGCAGATTCTCTACATATATGGCGGCGGGGATTTTGTCGGAGGACACAATCTCTTGACCGAGGAAAAATATATTTATAGAGGAACTTGTTTAAAAAGTTCCAGGATAATTTTAATACATAAGGACGATTTTAATAGAGTCCTAAAGAAGAACAACAAGGTTTTGCTAAAGGTCTTGGATCAATCCTTCAAGAGAATCAGAAGAAGTGAAGAGCTTATAGATAGGCTCTCTGTAATCAATGCCGATATGAAGGTTGCTAAACTCATAATAGATATGATTCCTAGCTATGGAGTAAAGGAAGGGAAAAATATTTTGATAAGGTCTAATATGAATAGGGAGGAGCTGGGGTCTTACTCGGGTATCACGAGGGAGACACTTTCTCGCAAACTTTCGTATTTCGAAGACTTGGGCCTTATACGTTTGCTTTCAAGGGGAGAGATTTTAGTCTTAGATATGAAGGGCTTGGGAGAATTTACAATTTAA
- a CDS encoding LysR family transcriptional regulator, with translation MDFTKLESFLILAKYQHFTNAANRLYISQPALSKRIRSIEEELGASLFYQVGSQTYLTSQGQAFIKYAEELLSTWNGAKKYIRQFENLEEGELHFGTTHFIGVYILPKIIAKFQEKYPKIKINMQIDSSKNILELLNKNEIEFAFLSDYIEKEDDIFSTHDYLQDELKIIVGNKHPFFKKNEISLEQIKKDKFITKKEDSSFFQFLKNKFHEIPFKNRIVISTQSAIKEAVINNIGISIMSEIAVEREVEHKIIKTLYLKDIRLSRKLQYVYIKNRYLTPATIAFFKILEENKRDELH, from the coding sequence ATGGATTTCACAAAACTCGAGTCTTTTCTCATTCTTGCCAAGTACCAACATTTTACAAATGCAGCCAATCGTCTTTACATATCTCAGCCTGCTCTTAGCAAGAGAATCCGCTCCATAGAAGAAGAATTAGGAGCTTCACTTTTTTATCAAGTAGGCTCCCAGACCTATTTAACAAGCCAAGGTCAAGCCTTTATTAAATATGCAGAAGAACTCTTATCCACTTGGAATGGCGCCAAAAAATATATTCGTCAATTTGAAAATTTAGAAGAAGGCGAGCTGCATTTTGGCACTACCCATTTCATAGGAGTCTATATTCTGCCAAAAATCATTGCCAAATTCCAAGAAAAATATCCCAAGATTAAAATAAATATGCAGATAGATTCGTCCAAAAATATCTTGGAGCTTCTAAACAAAAACGAAATCGAATTTGCCTTTCTTTCAGACTACATAGAAAAAGAAGATGATATCTTCTCCACCCACGACTACTTGCAAGATGAACTAAAAATTATAGTCGGCAACAAGCATCCCTTTTTCAAGAAAAATGAAATCAGCTTAGAGCAAATCAAAAAAGACAAATTCATAACTAAAAAAGAGGATTCCTCCTTTTTTCAATTTTTAAAAAATAAATTCCATGAAATCCCCTTCAAAAATCGCATAGTAATCTCAACACAATCTGCAATTAAAGAGGCTGTCATCAATAACATAGGCATATCCATCATGTCTGAAATAGCTGTCGAAAGAGAAGTAGAGCACAAAATCATCAAGACTCTTTATTTAAAAGATATCCGCCTATCCAGAAAATTGCAGTATGTCTATATTAAAAATCGCTATTTGACTCCAGCCACCATAGCCTTTTTCAAGATTTTAGAAGAAAATAAAAGAGATGAGCTTCATTGA
- a CDS encoding anion permease — MSKKKDSAWKVWGYIIFAVIAFLALYLMPTPEGLEPAAQTSMALFVFALILWIARPIPIYQTSIILVLLLPLLGAVEKQKDAFGALGFDIIWLMVAAFVITSAMSATNLGKRIALVLTTKFAKTPTKLLVVFVVVNYILAFFVPSTTARASLLVPIALIVLEIYQEYPGESKFGKLMMLQGVQNNALATSVVLTATSAQVLAIGFIKEQTGVQIGYLDWLLGSLPQAILTTIIAFFIGLKLYQNKKTDKEKLEKATAVLKEKLNEMGPISNKEKRALVIFLLTLVLWATGDYQEALVGFKITTEQTAVLSMLLCLLPGIGVITWKEANIKWDLMIFSAGAYAVGKAVDKTGAASWAVSQFVGAIGLDKINPSLVAVVLIFITVFSHLIFTSKTVRTTILIPAIISLAQQLGIDPVPLALTCSFGIAMTICLPPHSKVNTLYFGTDYFTVKDELVFGLITCLISSISLSIVYFTWIRLIV, encoded by the coding sequence ATGTCAAAGAAAAAAGATTCCGCTTGGAAAGTTTGGGGATACATAATATTTGCAGTAATTGCTTTTTTGGCTTTATATTTGATGCCAACTCCAGAAGGACTGGAGCCGGCAGCACAAACTAGCATGGCGCTTTTTGTGTTTGCTCTAATTCTGTGGATAGCAAGACCAATCCCGATTTATCAAACATCTATAATATTAGTTTTACTATTACCTCTTTTGGGAGCTGTTGAAAAGCAAAAGGATGCCTTTGGAGCCTTGGGCTTTGATATCATCTGGCTTATGGTGGCTGCTTTTGTTATAACATCTGCCATGTCAGCAACTAATCTTGGAAAGAGAATAGCCTTGGTGCTAACTACTAAATTTGCAAAGACACCGACTAAGCTACTTGTTGTATTTGTAGTTGTAAATTATATCTTGGCATTTTTCGTGCCATCTACAACTGCTCGTGCTTCACTTTTAGTTCCAATAGCTCTTATAGTTTTGGAAATTTATCAAGAGTACCCAGGAGAAAGTAAGTTCGGAAAGCTCATGATGCTTCAAGGAGTCCAAAACAATGCTCTTGCAACATCAGTTGTCTTGACAGCGACAAGTGCGCAAGTATTGGCAATAGGATTTATTAAAGAACAAACAGGAGTTCAAATTGGTTATTTGGATTGGCTTTTAGGATCCTTGCCTCAAGCAATTTTAACAACAATTATTGCCTTTTTCATCGGGCTAAAATTATATCAAAACAAGAAGACTGATAAGGAAAAACTGGAAAAAGCAACTGCTGTTTTGAAAGAAAAATTAAATGAGATGGGACCAATTTCTAACAAGGAAAAAAGAGCCCTGGTAATCTTCTTGCTTACTCTTGTCCTTTGGGCGACAGGAGATTATCAAGAAGCCCTTGTAGGATTTAAGATTACCACTGAACAGACTGCAGTTTTGAGTATGCTTTTGTGTCTCTTGCCGGGTATTGGTGTAATAACTTGGAAAGAAGCCAACATAAAATGGGACTTGATGATATTTTCAGCTGGAGCCTATGCAGTAGGTAAGGCGGTTGACAAGACGGGAGCTGCAAGCTGGGCTGTGTCTCAATTTGTAGGTGCGATAGGTCTAGATAAAATAAATCCATCACTTGTAGCTGTTGTACTCATTTTCATAACTGTGTTTAGTCATTTGATTTTTACTTCAAAGACTGTGAGAACTACAATTTTGATTCCAGCTATTATAAGCCTTGCTCAACAACTTGGCATAGACCCAGTACCTCTTGCTCTTACTTGTTCTTTCGGGATTGCAATGACAATTTGTCTGCCACCTCACTCAAAGGTAAATACTCTCTACTTTGGAACTGATTATTTTACAGTTAAGGATGAGTTGGTATTTGGACTTATAACTTGTCTAATATCATCTATATCTTTGTCCATTGTATATTTCACATGGATCCGTTTAATTGTTTAA
- the apgM gene encoding 2,3-bisphosphoglycerate-independent phosphoglycerate mutase, with the protein MNRKILLAIADGLGDWPCKELGGKTPLEYANKPNLDALAKEGCTGIMDVYSAGVPVGTDLGHLILFGYGIKDYPGRGPIEAAGVGIDLEEGDVAFRCNFATIDQDGKIIDRRAGRIREGAQELAQALDGMVVDDVRVIFKAATEHRAVMVLRGDSLSDKVGDTDPKDINMKIKAACPKDDSLKAERTCHVLNKILLRAQDILAEHEINKERRAKGLFEANCILTRGAGQLVKLNKRKELASMKTMCVASEKTVLGVARLLGYQTLTDDEFTGNIDTNIEKKAKFALQALDDNDFVILHYKATDLMGHDGNPEGKVDAIEVYDKLLGLVTKGLEEKSYDTVLALAADHSTPCYRKEHSGDPVPVLMKGAVVRKDAVKSYDEISCAEGGLGRIQGSQFANLLFDFIEKTKKQGN; encoded by the coding sequence ATGAATCGTAAAATACTCTTGGCTATAGCTGACGGACTCGGCGATTGGCCTTGTAAAGAACTTGGCGGCAAAACGCCTCTTGAATATGCAAACAAACCAAATCTAGATGCTCTTGCAAAAGAAGGATGCACAGGTATCATGGATGTTTATTCTGCAGGAGTACCTGTGGGAACAGATCTTGGACATCTTATCTTATTTGGATATGGAATAAAGGACTATCCAGGAAGGGGTCCTATCGAAGCTGCGGGTGTAGGCATAGATTTGGAAGAGGGCGATGTCGCTTTTAGATGTAATTTTGCCACCATAGATCAAGACGGAAAAATAATTGATCGCAGGGCAGGCAGGATTCGAGAAGGTGCACAAGAGCTTGCTCAAGCGCTTGATGGCATGGTAGTTGATGATGTGAGAGTCATCTTTAAGGCTGCAACAGAACACAGGGCTGTTATGGTGCTTAGAGGGGATAGTCTTTCAGATAAGGTTGGAGATACTGACCCCAAAGATATCAACATGAAGATTAAGGCGGCTTGTCCCAAAGATGATAGCCTAAAGGCTGAAAGGACTTGCCATGTTTTAAATAAGATTCTACTTAGAGCTCAAGACATCTTGGCAGAGCATGAGATAAACAAAGAAAGAAGAGCCAAGGGACTTTTTGAAGCCAACTGCATCCTCACAAGAGGAGCAGGCCAGCTTGTGAAGCTCAATAAGAGAAAAGAACTTGCAAGCATGAAGACTATGTGCGTGGCATCTGAAAAGACCGTCCTTGGAGTGGCTAGATTATTAGGCTATCAAACTCTAACTGATGATGAATTTACAGGAAACATTGATACAAATATTGAAAAGAAGGCTAAGTTTGCCTTGCAAGCTTTGGATGATAACGACTTTGTAATACTCCATTATAAGGCCACAGACCTCATGGGTCATGATGGCAATCCAGAGGGCAAGGTAGATGCCATAGAAGTATATGACAAACTATTGGGTTTGGTTACAAAAGGACTTGAAGAAAAGTCCTATGACACAGTTTTGGCTCTTGCAGCTGACCATTCTACTCCTTGTTATAGAAAGGAACACAGCGGAGATCCAGTACCCGTACTGATGAAGGGGGCTGTGGTAAGAAAAGATGCAGTGAAATCCTACGATGAAATTTCTTGCGCAGAGGGAGGACTCGGAAGGATTCAAGGCTCACAATTTGCTAACCTACTCTTCGATTTTATAGAAAAAACTAAAAAACAAGGAAATTAA
- a CDS encoding DNA polymerase III subunit alpha, whose amino-acid sequence MKDFVHLHLHTEYSLLDGSTRIKDLPKRVKELGMDAVAITDHGNMYGVIDFYKNCKEEGIKPIIGCEIYIAEGSHLERDSSKRRFHLILLAENNEGFKNLMKIVSEGFVNGFYYKPRVDYEVLKKYSKGIIATSACLGGEVQQYLLENDFEKARLAARRYVEIFGKDNFFLELQNHKMEEQIRVNRLLEALSKEENIDLIASNDVHYLKKEDAKSHDLLLCIQTGKTEMEKDRMRFPSDEFYLKSPEEMKEVIDNKEALLNTVKIANRCQVDIEFHKLHLPHFDLPEGYSNVEYLEKLTYEGLHERFGQINDEIKKRIDYELDTINSMGFTDYFLIVWDFIRYSKAHKIEVGPGRGSAAGSLVSYALRITDVNPLEFNLIFERFLNPERVTMPDIDIDFCYERREEVIDYVIEKYGKDHVAQIATFGTMAARGAIRDVGRALDIAYSRVDYIAKLVPQELKMTIRKALDVNSALKEEYEKDSKIKRLIDTAISLEGLPRHTSTHAAGVVISKDKITEYVPLTRNQDIIATQFNMIQLEELGLLKMDFLGLRTLTVIRDALRMIKKNYGVVVDFDKLSLDDKDVLEMFAKAETLGVFQFESQGMRNFLKELKPDAFEDLVAANSLFRPGPMSQIPKFCESKHDKSKISYIHPKLEEILAPTYGCIVYQEQVMQIVQKIGGYSLGRADLVRRAMSKKKMDVMEEERKNFIFGTTEGGKEVRGAIKNGVDEKSANEIFDLMIDFANYAFNKSHSVAYAIVAYRTAYLKYYYPKEFMAAQISTYSQDASQINLYIEECKRLGINVLPPDVNKSFSEFSVEKGGVRFGLRAVKNVGESFIDCLVKARGDKDFKSLKDMLERMQKENSQAMNKRAVEALIKSGATDCLGGNRPQHMAVYESLLSNISAKIKNNVKGQFSMFDKVKEEEDLPRLKDYSQKMKLEMEKDYLGIYVSGHPLDPYRALIESNSKDNTAKIFSAYNESGLGEGRVKIGGLLSKKRNLITKNNKIMAFASLEDFYGSIELVIFPNVFDRYRDLIEEGKVILVGGSISGSDVEEPKILVDKIYDVEKLSSKKLFVKLKSEDDLDSFAKAKSIFKKYSGKTPVFIYFSQSQKTIRAEEAFYIDENSYELIRGELVKNLGLSYESVIMR is encoded by the coding sequence TTGAAAGATTTTGTTCATCTACACCTACACACAGAGTATTCTCTTTTAGACGGTTCAACCAGGATAAAAGACCTTCCAAAGAGGGTCAAGGAACTTGGAATGGATGCTGTTGCCATAACCGATCATGGGAATATGTATGGGGTCATAGATTTTTATAAAAATTGCAAAGAAGAAGGCATAAAGCCTATAATCGGATGTGAAATTTACATTGCAGAAGGATCACATCTTGAAAGAGATTCTAGCAAAAGACGCTTTCATTTGATTTTGCTTGCAGAAAATAATGAAGGCTTCAAAAATCTGATGAAGATTGTTTCTGAAGGATTTGTAAATGGATTCTACTATAAACCCAGGGTGGATTATGAAGTCTTAAAAAAGTATTCTAAGGGAATTATAGCTACATCTGCTTGTCTTGGCGGAGAGGTGCAGCAATACCTTTTGGAAAATGATTTTGAGAAAGCCAGACTAGCTGCTAGAAGGTATGTAGAGATTTTTGGCAAGGATAATTTTTTCTTGGAACTTCAAAACCACAAGATGGAAGAGCAAATTAGAGTCAATAGACTCTTGGAGGCTCTTTCAAAAGAGGAGAATATCGATCTTATAGCAAGCAATGATGTGCATTATTTAAAAAAGGAAGATGCCAAATCACATGACTTGCTCCTTTGCATCCAAACTGGAAAGACTGAAATGGAAAAGGACAGGATGAGGTTTCCAAGCGATGAGTTCTATTTGAAATCGCCTGAAGAGATGAAAGAGGTAATAGATAATAAAGAGGCTCTTTTAAATACTGTAAAGATTGCGAACAGATGCCAAGTAGATATAGAGTTTCACAAGCTCCACTTGCCCCACTTCGACCTGCCAGAAGGATATAGCAATGTAGAATATCTTGAAAAGCTCACCTATGAAGGACTTCATGAGAGATTTGGACAAATAAATGATGAAATAAAAAAAAGAATAGATTATGAACTCGATACAATAAATTCGATGGGATTTACTGACTACTTTTTAATAGTCTGGGATTTCATTCGTTATTCAAAGGCTCACAAGATTGAGGTTGGTCCAGGTAGAGGCTCTGCTGCAGGCTCTTTGGTCTCTTATGCCTTGAGAATCACAGATGTAAATCCTTTGGAATTTAATTTGATTTTTGAAAGATTTTTAAATCCCGAAAGAGTAACCATGCCAGATATAGATATTGACTTTTGCTACGAAAGAAGAGAAGAAGTCATAGATTATGTAATAGAAAAATATGGCAAGGACCACGTTGCTCAAATAGCAACCTTTGGCACTATGGCAGCAAGAGGAGCCATAAGAGATGTGGGAAGGGCTTTGGATATAGCTTACTCTAGGGTGGACTACATAGCAAAGCTAGTCCCCCAAGAACTCAAGATGACAATAAGAAAAGCCCTTGATGTAAATAGTGCTTTAAAAGAGGAGTACGAAAAAGATTCTAAGATCAAAAGACTCATTGATACTGCCATAAGCTTGGAAGGCTTGCCAAGGCACACTTCCACTCATGCGGCTGGAGTTGTAATATCAAAAGATAAAATCACAGAATATGTGCCACTTACAAGAAATCAAGATATAATAGCAACTCAATTTAACATGATTCAGCTTGAAGAGCTGGGACTTTTGAAGATGGACTTTTTAGGGCTTAGGACTCTTACTGTAATAAGAGATGCTCTTAGGATGATTAAAAAAAATTATGGAGTAGTAGTTGATTTTGACAAGTTGAGTCTTGACGATAAAGATGTCTTAGAGATGTTTGCCAAGGCTGAAACTCTTGGAGTTTTTCAATTTGAATCTCAAGGCATGAGAAACTTCTTAAAGGAGCTAAAACCAGATGCTTTTGAGGATTTGGTAGCTGCAAATTCACTATTTAGACCGGGTCCTATGTCTCAGATTCCAAAATTCTGTGAATCCAAGCACGACAAGTCGAAAATTTCCTATATACATCCCAAGCTTGAAGAAATCTTGGCTCCGACTTATGGCTGTATAGTCTATCAAGAGCAGGTTATGCAAATTGTTCAAAAAATAGGCGGCTATTCTCTCGGAAGGGCGGACTTGGTTCGCAGGGCCATGAGCAAGAAGAAGATGGATGTCATGGAAGAGGAGAGGAAGAACTTCATCTTTGGAACGACAGAGGGCGGCAAGGAAGTAAGGGGAGCAATCAAAAATGGAGTGGACGAAAAATCTGCCAACGAAATTTTTGATCTCATGATTGACTTTGCCAACTATGCTTTTAACAAATCCCACTCTGTTGCCTATGCCATAGTTGCTTATAGAACGGCATATCTAAAATACTATTATCCAAAAGAATTTATGGCGGCACAAATTTCTACTTATTCACAAGATGCAAGCCAAATAAACCTCTATATAGAGGAGTGCAAAAGGCTAGGCATAAATGTTTTGCCGCCAGATGTGAACAAATCTTTTTCTGAATTTTCCGTCGAAAAAGGCGGGGTGAGATTTGGACTAAGGGCTGTAAAAAATGTTGGAGAAAGTTTTATAGATTGTCTTGTAAAAGCAAGAGGAGATAAGGATTTTAAATCTCTAAAGGACATGCTTGAGAGGATGCAAAAAGAAAATTCTCAAGCCATGAATAAGAGGGCAGTTGAAGCTCTTATAAAGTCTGGCGCGACAGATTGTCTAGGAGGAAATAGACCCCAGCATATGGCTGTGTATGAAAGTTTACTTTCAAATATTTCAGCAAAAATCAAAAACAACGTCAAGGGACAATTTTCCATGTTTGATAAGGTTAAAGAGGAAGAAGACTTGCCAAGACTCAAGGATTATTCCCAAAAAATGAAATTGGAAATGGAAAAAGATTATCTTGGCATATATGTATCGGGTCATCCCTTGGACCCTTATAGGGCTCTTATAGAATCAAATAGCAAGGACAATACTGCAAAGATTTTCTCAGCCTATAACGAATCGGGACTAGGAGAGGGCAGAGTCAAAATTGGTGGACTCTTGTCCAAAAAAAGAAATCTTATTACTAAAAACAATAAAATCATGGCATTTGCAAGCCTTGAAGATTTTTATGGAAGTATTGAACTTGTAATTTTTCCAAATGTTTTCGATAGATACAGAGATTTGATAGAAGAGGGCAAGGTGATTTTGGTGGGCGGCTCTATTTCTGGCTCAGATGTAGAGGAGCCTAAAATCTTAGTTGACAAGATTTACGATGTGGAAAAGCTTTCAAGCAAAAAATTGTTTGTGAAATTAAAAAGTGAAGATGATTTAGATTCATTTGCAAAAGCCAAGAGCATTTTTAAAAAGTACTCAGGCAAGACTCCGGTATTTATATATTTTTCTCAAAGCCAAAAGACCATAAGGGCAGAGGAAGCATTTTATATAGACGAGAATAGTTATGAGCTTATAAGAGGAGAGCTTGTAAAAAATCTGGGACTTTCTTATGAATCTGTAATAATGAGGTAA